One Candidatus Omnitrophota bacterium DNA window includes the following coding sequences:
- a CDS encoding FAD-dependent oxidoreductase, whose product MENKIKASLSERIKRTKDIESFRFFPEVRVDFLPGQFTQLIFDSDNLRNHQLNKYLSFSSSPTKQYLEVTKRLSESEFSQKLRDLKPGDKVDLKPAMGSCVFSDDNKKVAFLIGGIGITPVISIIEYIENKRLKTNVILLYSNRTEDIAFKEELDNWQAANDTIKVFYLVTDCEPKDQSCINGVISQELLVEKIERWKDRTFFVFGPPSMVKAMHDLCLKTGCDKNKVKTESFIGY is encoded by the coding sequence ATGGAAAATAAAATTAAGGCAAGTTTAAGTGAACGCATCAAGAGAACTAAAGATATAGAGAGTTTTCGGTTTTTTCCGGAAGTAAGGGTAGATTTTTTACCCGGACAGTTTACACAACTTATTTTCGATAGCGATAATCTTAGGAATCATCAGCTGAATAAGTACCTTTCTTTTTCCTCTTCACCAACTAAACAATATTTGGAGGTCACTAAAAGATTGAGCGAAAGTGAATTTTCTCAAAAGCTAAGAGACCTGAAACCGGGTGATAAAGTAGATTTAAAGCCGGCGATGGGTAGCTGTGTATTCAGTGATGACAATAAGAAGGTAGCATTTTTAATTGGTGGAATTGGCATAACCCCGGTAATTTCAATTATTGAATACATTGAAAATAAGCGGCTTAAGACAAATGTTATTTTGCTTTATTCTAACCGGACTGAAGATATTGCTTTTAAAGAAGAGCTGGATAACTGGCAAGCGGCTAATGATACTATAAAGGTATTCTATCTGGTGACTGATTGTGAACCAAAGGATCAGAGCTGCATTAACGGTGTGATTAGTCAAGAGTTGTTAGTTGAGAAGATAGAGAGATGGAAAGATAGAACCTTTTTTGTTTTTGGCCCACCATCGATGGTTAAGGCGATGCATGACTTGTGCCTTAAAACCGGTTGTGATAAAAATAAGGTTAAAACAGAAAGCTTCATCGGTTATTAA
- a CDS encoding transcriptional repressor, with the protein MENSLKVLRGHDIRPTQQRLEVHGVLLNNGKHLTADQIYERVKLRMPAVSLATVYTVLDLFKQKHVINEIRIQFDKSCFEARIDPHHHFLCKSCDEISDLNMKPCKALEQREVDGNIIEELQGYFYGTCKNCREVNNGK; encoded by the coding sequence TTAAGGGGTCATGATATAAGGCCAACTCAGCAGAGGTTAGAGGTCCATGGAGTTCTTTTAAATAATGGTAAGCATTTAACTGCTGATCAGATTTACGAGAGAGTTAAGCTTAGAATGCCAGCAGTATCTTTGGCTACTGTTTATACGGTTTTGGATCTTTTTAAGCAGAAGCACGTAATTAATGAGATAAGAATACAGTTTGATAAGTCTTGCTTTGAAGCTAGAATTGACCCCCACCATCATTTTTTATGTAAGAGCTGTGATGAAATTTCGGATCTTAATATGAAGCCTTGCAAGGCTCTTGAACAACGAGAAGTTGACGGTAATATCATCGAAGAGCTTCAGGGTTACTTCTATGGTACATGTAAAAACTGCCGGGAGGTTAATAATGGAAAATAA